The Leifsonia poae region CGACCTCACCTGGCTTCCGGACGGCGACGACTCCCCGGCCGACCTCATCGTGGCGTTCTTCCGCGCGACCGCCGACCTGCTCGCCGAACTCGACGCGCTCGGTCCGCGCATCCACCCCGCCGGGATGCTCTGGCTCGCCTGGCCGCGCAAGGCGGCCGGTCGCCTCAGCGACCTCTCCGACTCGGTGGTGCGCGCCGCCGGTCTCGATCGTGGTCTCGTCGACGTGAAGGTCGCCGCCCTCGACCAGGACTGGTCCTCCCTCAAATTCGTCTGGCGCCTCACCTCCCGCTGAGCCGCCCTAACCCCTCCCCGCCGTGCCCTGCCCTGCCGTGCCCTTCCCCAGCAGCCGAGTCCACGAATTGTTCGCGGACTCGGCGGGGCGGGAGCGTCAGCGCGGCAGGTCAGGCGAAGGGAACATGCTGGAGGATCCAGGCGTGCATCGCCACGGCCGCAGCCGCGGACGCGTTGATCGAACGGGTGGAACCGAACTGCGAGATCTCGACCACCGCGTCCGCCGCCGCCAGCGCCTCCTCCGACAGCCCCGGGCCCTCCTGCCCGAACAGCAGCACGCAATCGCGCGGAAAGGTGAACGTCTCGATGATGACCGAACCGGGAACATTGTCGATCGCGATGATCGGCAGCCGCGCGTCCCGGGCCCAGGCGACGAACGCGGCGACGTCCTCGTGGTGGTCGACGTGCTGGTAGCGGTCGGTGACCATCGCACCGCGCTTGTTCCAGCGACGGCGGCCGATGATGTGCACCGTGTCGGCGGCGAACGCGTTCGCGCTGCGCACGATCGAGCCGATGTTCATATCGTGCTGCCAGTTCTCGATGGCGACATGGAACGGATGCCGCCTCTCATCGAGGTCGGCGACGATGGCCTCCATGCGCCAGTACCGGTAGCGGTCGATCACATTGCGGGTGTCGCCGTGTCGCAGGAGGTCCGGGTCGAAGTGCCCCTCCTCGGGCCACGCACCCAGCCACGGTCCGACCCCATTGGTGCTGAGCTCGGGTGTCGCCGCCGCGGCACCGGATGCGGGCTCGCCCGACCCGAGCGGGCTCGACTCGGCCTCGGCCGGCCTCTCGGGGGTGCTGTCCATCCGTTCAGCGTAACCGGAGGCGAAGTCACAGGATGCGCGCCGCCGCGTGTGACAGATTGATCCGGTGACAGCCCAGAAGACCGAGAGGACCCGCCGACGGCGAACCCGCTGGTGGCTCGCCGGAGGCGCCGTCGGCACAGCCGTTCTCGCGGCCGGCGTGTGCGCCGTGCTCATCGCCACAGGCATCCTCTGGCCCAATCGGATCTTCGCGAGCACGTACCCGGTGCGCGGTGCCGACGTCTCCACGTACCAAGGGGCGATCGATTGGCCCGTCCTCGCGAAGCAAGACCTCGACTTCGCGATCCTCAAAGCAACTGAGGGGTCGACCGACAAGGATTCCCGCTTCGACCAGAACTGGGCCGAAGCACGGAAGACGCCCCTGATCGTCGGCGCCTACCATTTCTTCAGTTTCGACAGCTCGGGCGCCGCGCAGGCAAGGAACATCATCCGCACGGTCCCGGCGGAGGCGGGCACCCTTCCGGTGACGGTCGA contains the following coding sequences:
- a CDS encoding DUF3052 domain-containing protein; this translates as MTATPPSRSATPLAKKLGAKPGMTVQLLHADAGWRIPPDGLPDDLTWLPDGDDSPADLIVAFFRATADLLAELDALGPRIHPAGMLWLAWPRKAAGRLSDLSDSVVRAAGLDRGLVDVKVAALDQDWSSLKFVWRLTSR
- a CDS encoding GH25 family lysozyme, yielding MTAQKTERTRRRRTRWWLAGGAVGTAVLAAGVCAVLIATGILWPNRIFASTYPVRGADVSTYQGAIDWPVLAKQDLDFAILKATEGSTDKDSRFDQNWAEARKTPLIVGAYHFFSFDSSGAAQARNIIRTVPAEAGTLPVTVDLEFYGAYLAKPPSVERVRSILDPLLTALRTHYGVPAIIYATPDVYDRYLRGSYTDNPLWIRSVALPPELPDGRDWTFWQYSDRERLAGYAGEDGDEPYLDMNVFSGSMEALETLRQSGTQ
- a CDS encoding TrmH family RNA methyltransferase; the encoded protein is MDSTPERPAEAESSPLGSGEPASGAAAATPELSTNGVGPWLGAWPEEGHFDPDLLRHGDTRNVIDRYRYWRMEAIVADLDERRHPFHVAIENWQHDMNIGSIVRSANAFAADTVHIIGRRRWNKRGAMVTDRYQHVDHHEDVAAFVAWARDARLPIIAIDNVPGSVIIETFTFPRDCVLLFGQEGPGLSEEALAAADAVVEISQFGSTRSINASAAAAVAMHAWILQHVPFA